The Prochlorococcus marinus str. MIT 9301 genome segment TTGCCAACACTATCCGCATCACTCCCTCCTTTAATCCAAATTGAAGCAGTTGAAAAATTCCTTTTTTTAATATTTAAAAAATATCTTTCTAACATTAGCGAGGTGATGCAACCAAAGTGAATTTTTCTTCACGGATATAATTAGTGATCTCCTCGAAATTATCCAAATCACTCCAATAATTTAAATGACTTTCTAAATTATTTATTGAAGAATTTCTTCCCCAAAGATGTTCATTTCCAAAGAATGAAGAAAGTTGTGTAGATGTCTCTAAATTAAAAATATAATTACTTTTTACAATATTTATTGCTTTTTTTATTTCATCCAAAGTCAGGACTCTAGAATTTGAGATCTCATCAATTGTTTTATTAATTTGCTTTTCTACTAAATCAATATCTTTGGACTCACAACTTGCTTCCATTATAAATAATCCGCCTAATTCTCCAGCATTTACATCTACATATACCGATTCAACAAGATTACTATCTTCTTTTAAAATTTTAACTAATCTGCTGTTTCTTCCAACAGAGAGTATTGATGCTAAAATCTCAAGTCCAATAATATTTTTTTGATTATTGAGGTTTGGGATAAACCAAGCCATAAATATTCTTGAAAACTCTAAATTATCAAACTTAACTGACTCTCTACCTTTCCTAATTTTTAAAGAAGGTTTATTCTTTAGATTTATTGAATTTGGAGTTTTATTTATTCCAGATAAATCACTTTTTTGAAAAATTTTATAAATATCTTCTGAGAGATTTCCAGCAATTGCAATACAAATTTTTTCGGTAGTGTAATGTTTGGTATGAAATTTAATAAGGTCATTTATCTCCAAGTTTTTAATACTATGTTCAGTTCCCAGAATCGAATTGCCATAAATAGGATTTAGCCAAATCCTTTTCAAAAAATAATTAAATAATCTTTCTTCAGGCTGATCATTTTGTTGTTTTATTTCATCAATAACTACCCCTTTTTCTTTTATAAATTCATCAGGATTAAAAACTGGAGCAACAACAATATTTGTCAAAAGAGCTAGTGATTCTTTAAAGTTATTGGGTGGAACAAGGACATGGTAATGTACATCATCATAACCTGTTGAAGCGTTACTTAACCCCCCTAGTGATTCAATTTTATGGTCAAACTCACCTGGCATTATTTTGTTAGATCCTTTAAAAATCATATGTTCTAGAAAATGAGCAGTACCGTTTTTATCAACATCCTCAAATGAAGAACCTGCTTTGCACCAAATATCAATGCTTATAAGCGGCAATTCTTTATTATCCACAAACACACATCTAGTTTTGCTTGAATGGGTGTAGTAGTTAACATCTCCTAAGTTCATTTAGGTTCTCTCTTTAAATTCTATTTTGGTACTTTTTAGCCTTGTTGTCTGAATCTTTAACTAAAACAAAATTAACTGACCCTCTTATTTTGGACTTATTACAAAATATTAGAAAGCATAGATCTATGCTAGAGGACCTTAAGAGTATAAAAATTGATCCAAATTTAACAAACATTATATCTAATGAAATAGGCAGAGAACTCTATATTGAAAATGAATTTCATAAAGCAAAAGGATTTAGAAAGTTACATATTGAAGTAGCAGAATTTTCAAAAAATCTCAGAATATTACATTGCGTTTTTTTTCCTGATCCAAAGTTTGATATTCCAATTTTTGGGATGGATTTGGTAAAAATAAATGATATAGTTTCTGCTGCCATTGTTGATTTATCCCCGGCATCGCAAAACCAAGCTTTAAAATACGAAAAATTACTTTCTGGAGTTGATAAAAGTTCTTTTACCTCTTTGAGAGAGATTCCTAAATGGGGGCGGATTTTTTCTAATAATGTATTTTTTGCTTCCTTAAGAAATAAATCTGAAAAAAATGATTTTTGCAGTGTTGTAGATCAATACCTCTCTATTTTGATCAAATTAAGTAAGAAAGCTAAACCAGAATTTAATGAGGAAATTATCCAAGAGAGAATAGATTTTCAAAAAAATTATTGTGCGCAACAAATGAAAAATGAAAAGACTAGCATGGTGCTCTTAAAATATTTTGATGAAAAATGGGTCAATAACTATATAAAAACGGTACTCTTCGATTTTTAATGAAATTAAAAATACTTAAAAATTTATTTTTTTATTTACTATTAATTATGCCATTATCTTTTGGGGTGATTTCCTGTTCAGGCAATAATAAATCTAGTTCAAAATTTAAAGAGGAAATAATTTCAGATTTCATACCGCCCATTACAGCTGTTGCAGCCCTTGGTCAACTTTCTCCTTCGGGAGAGATTAGGCAATTGGCAGCTCCAATAAGTCAGTTTGGCTCTTCACCTAGAATTGTCGAAATTTTAGTAAATGAAGGAGATTTCGTGAAAAAAGGTGATATCTTGGCAATCTTTGAAAATAGAGAAAAGTTAATTGCTGATCTTGAAAGGAATGAAAATCTAATTAAAACTATTAACGATGAAATTTCCCTCAAAAAAGATCAAATTCAAAGGTATGAACTAGCTTTGAGCAAAGATGCATATTCTTTTGTAGAGTTTTCACAGAGAAAAGATGAATTATTAAAATTACAAAAACAGAAAATTAATCTTATCGGAGATCAAAAAAATATCGAGATAGATCTGTTTAATTCAAAACTAAGGAGTCCAATAGATGGTTTTATCCTTGGAATAAATACGAGAGTTGGTGAGAGGCCTAAAAATGAAGGGATCTTGGATATTGGTTCGAGTCAAAAAATGGAAGCTTTGATAGAGGTTTATGAATCTGATATTGATAGAGTCTTTATCTCTCAGAATGTTGAAATGAGTAGTGAAAATGGTGGTTTCCAAAAAAATCTTAAGGGAAAGGTTATTAGGATTAGTCCTCAGGTAAAACAAAGAAAAGTTTTATCTACTGATCCAACAGGGGATGCTGATTCGCGAATTATCGAGGTACTAGTAAAACTTGATCAAGACTCTATAGATATCGTTCAAAACTATGCAGGAATGAAAGTGATTGCAAAATTTATTCCTTGATGAGTTTTTCTTTTTTAAAATTTAGAAAAATACCATTAGCTTGGTTGTTACTAACTAGGCAACCATTAAGGCTAGCAGTTGCCATAGCTGGAATCAGTTTTGCAGGGATTTTGATGTTTATGCAATTAGGTTTTAGAGATGGTTTATTTGATACAAGCGTAACTATTCATAAACTTCTAGATGCCGATCTTGTTTTGATAAGTCCCAGATCAAAAAGTTCTATAAGTATGAGTGGATTCCCAAAAAGAAGGTTAATTCAGACTCTCGCAGTAGAAGATGTTGAAAAGACTGCTCCCGTCAATCTTAATTATTTACTTTGGAGAAACCCCGAAAATCTCAAAACTAGATCAATACTTGCATTAGGTTTTAATCCCTCGGATTCACTTCTTTTAGATGAGGGATTCTCAAAGAAAGCTTATAAATTGAGAAATCCATCAAGAGTTCTTTTTGACAAACTATCTAGACCTGAATTTGGCCCAATTGAAGAATGGTTCTTATCTGAAAAAAAAGTTGAGACTGAGGTTGCTGGAAAAAGAGTTATTGTTGAAGGACTTGTAGAGTTAGGACCATCTTTTGGTGCAGATGGTAATTTGATTACTAGTCGAGAAACCTTCTTAAGACTTTTTCCTGCTAATCCTCCTGGAAGTATAGAAATTGGTTTGGTAAAGCTAAAAAAAGGGTCTGATCCTGAATTGATTTCAAGGATATTAAATAACTCACTCCCAAATGATGTAAGGGTTCTTACAAAAAATCAATTTATAGAATTTGAAAAGAATTATTGGAAAAATAGTACTGCAATAGGTTTTATTTTTAGTTTGGGAGCATTGATGGGTTTTGTTGTAGGGTGTGTGGTTGTTTATCAAATTCTTTATAGTGACGTTACAGATCACCTCCCAGAGTACGCCACTTTATTGGCAATGGGGTATAGACTCAAGTCCCTTTTCTTTGTAGTAGCTAGAGAGGGGTTTTTGTTAGCATTGTTCGGTTATTTACCTGCTTATTTCTCTGGTCAAATACTTTACTCAGTTATAAGAAGTTCTACTAAGCTCCCAATAATAATGGACGCAGAAAAAACTATTTTAATTTTTGTATTAGTTTTAGTTATGTGTATGGGTTCCGCCGCTGTTGCGATGCGTAAATTAGTTGACGCTGATCCTGCCGAAATTTTTTAACACTTGAAGATAAATGGTTAAAGCTAATAAATCAAAAAATAATGTTAAAAACCTTAAAACAGTCTCAATAAATAATTTGAGTCACTTTTATGGAAAAAATGAGAATAAAAAACAAGTTCTCAATGACGTTTATTTAAATATTGACAAAGGGGAGTTGGTTCTTTTGAAAGGACCTTCTGGATGTGGTAAAACGACTCTTTTAACATTAATTGGGGCCTTGAGAACCTGTCAAAGTGGAGATTTAACTGTATTAAATAATCAGTTAAATGGAGCATCAAGGAAAACTCGTCAGATTCTTAGAAGAAGTATTGGAATGATTTTTCAAGGTCACAATCTTCTAAGATGTTTAACAGCAGAACAAAATGTCCAGATGGGCGCCGATTTAATAAAAGGTTTAACATATTTGCAAAGACGTGAAATAGCACGGAATTGGTTGTCAGCAGTAGGATTAGAAGAACATCATAAAAAGTTGCCAAATGACTTATCTGGTGGGCAGAAACAGAGAGTCGCAATTGCTCGAGCTTTATCTGCTAACCCAAAACTTTTATTAGCTGATGAGCCCACTTCTGCTTTAGATAGCGTCACAGGAAGAGAAATAGTAACCCTTTTAAGGAAACTAGCAAAAGAGCAAAATTGTTCTGTACTTATGGTCACCCATGATCCAAGAATTTCTGATATGGCTGACAGGATATTAAATATGGAAGATGGTAAAATATATAGTGCTCATAGTGAGCTAATATAATTAAAAGTTAAAAATTTTATGTCTAAGAGAAGGAATCTAAAAAAAGAAAAGCAGGAACGTAATAGAGCCTATGCTAGAAAATTCAAAAAAAGAAAATTAAGAACTGATGGAAGACCTGATGGTGGAAACGTTACAGGTACAGCAAATAATGGCGGTGCAGCTGATTAGGGAATATCTTATATTTTTATCTTTTGGAGTTCAATATAATATGCATATTTAAGACATAATCATGAATGTAAGTATTGTTATACCGACTTACAATAGATTACCTATATTAGAGAAATGTCTATTTGCGCTTGAGAATCAAAAATTAAATACAAATATCAGTAACTATGAAGTAATAGTAGTTGATGATGGATCAACTGATGGTACAACCACATGGATAAATAAAAACAAAGCTAATCTCCCACACGTTATTCTATTTCAGCAAGAACATGGAGGGCCTGCACTTGGAAGAAATCTGGGAGTAATTAAATCAAAATATGAAATTATTATATTTATTGATAGTGATCTTATTGTTTTAGACAATTTTATAAATTGCCACGTAGAAAAATTACATGCCTCTTGGAGAAAAAATGATAAAAAATGTTTTACCTATGGTTCAGTAGTCAATACATCTAATTTCCTAAATCCTCAGAGTGAAAAACATAAAATAATGGACACTTCTTTTGCATACTTTGCTACTGGGAATGTAGCGATATCAAAAGAATTGATTTTAAGTGTGGGATTATTCGATACTTCTTTTAGTCTTTACGGTTGGGAGGATTTAGAACTTGGAGAAAGATTAAAAAAAATTGGGACAAAATTAATTAAATGCCCAAAAGCAGTAGGTTTTCATTGGCATCCGCCATTTAATTGCGAACAAATAGATTCATTAATAGCTCAAGAAAAAGAGAGGGCAAAAATGGCTTTAGTGTTTTATAAGAAACACCCAAATATAAGGGTTAGATTTATGATTCAATTAACTCCTCTCCATAATTTACTTTGGCAAATTCTTTGCTTTGGAGGACTAATCAGTGTTGATAGAATCCTTCCTTTATTAAGATTCCTAGTAAATATAAGAAGAAATAGACTTGCTCTTGAGATACTAAGGATACCTCTTAATATGGTTTACATTAAACAGTTAACTAAATCAAGATAAAAACTTTTAGAAATACACATCACTTGCTACAATAACAAAAATAATTTCACACATCTGACAGTTTCGGGTGAATTATTAATATTAATTCCCCGTCAGATGGAGGCTAACCCGAAACCCCTTTTTAATTATGGCTGTTGTATCACTATCAGAAATGATGGAAGCTGGTGCTCATTTCGGGCACCAAACTAGACGTTGGAATCCCAAGATGTCTAAGTATATATATTGCGCGAGAAATGGAGTTCATATTATTGATCTTGTAAAAACAGCATTGTGTATGAACAATGCATATAAATGGACGAGAAACGCTGCAAAAAGCGGTAAACGTTTCCTATTTGTTGGTACAAAAAAACAAGCATCAGACGTAGTAGCTCAGGAAGCTACGCGCTGCGGAGCTGCATATGTAAATCAAAGATGGCTTGGAGGGATGTTGACTAATTGGACAACAATGAAAGCTAGGATTGAAAGATTAAAGGATCTAGAAAGAATGGAAAGTAGTGGTTCAATAGCAATGAGGCCCAAAAAAGAAGCTGCAGTATTAAGGAGAGAACTTGAAAGATTGCAAAAATATTTAGGTGGACTAAAGGGTATGAGAAGATTACCAGATGTAGTTGTATTGGTTGATCAGAGAAGAGAATCTAATGCAGTATTAGAAGCTAGAAAATTAGATATCTCATTAGTATCAATGTTGGATACAAATTGCGATCCGGATTTGTGTGAAGTTCCAATTCCTTGTAATGATGATGCCGTTAGATCTGTACAACTTATTTTAGGAAGACTTGCAGATGCTATAAATGAAGGTAGAAAGGGCTCTAATGCCGAAAGAAAAAATTAAATTCAAATTTAAAACTTACTATCCACTATTTTTTATTACTTCAAATGGGAAACATTACAGCAAAACTTGTAAAAGATCTTAGAGACAAAACTGGCGCAGGAATGATGGACTGCAAAAAAGCACTTAACGAAACAGAAGGAAATCTAGATAAAGCTTTGGAATGGTTAAGAAAGAAAGGTATAGCTAGTGCTGAAAAGAAATCGGGAAGAGTAGCGGCTGAAGGTTCAATTGGTAGCTACATACATACTGGATCAAGAGTCGGAGTTTTACTAGAGTTAAATTGTGAAACTGATTTCGTTGCTAGAGGTGATATATTCCAATCTCTGTTGAAGGATGTCTCGATGCAAGTAGCCGCATGCCCAAATGTTGAGTATGTATCAATTGATGAAATACCAGAAGAAGTTGTGGAAAAAGAAAAGCAGATTGAAATGGGTAGGGATGATTTATCTGGAAAACCAGAACAAATTAAAGAAAAAATAGTTGAAGGGAGAATAGCAAAAAGACTTAATGAGCTTGTATTGCTTTCACAACCCTACATTAAAGATAGTTCTCTGACAGTTGAGGATCTTGTTAAACAAGCAGCTGCAAAAATTGGCGAAAATATCAAAGTAAGACGCTTTACAAGATATACATTAGGTGAAGGTATCGAAAAAAATCAGATCGACTTTGCTGAAGAGGTCGCATCAATGCAAACAAACTAGTCACTTGAATGATTTGAATAATTTCAATAATTACATAGATAAATATAAAATTAATTCTCAATTAGATAGAGCAGACATACAAAAAAGAATATTAACTAGAAATATCCATAGGGAATATGAACTTTATCTTAATCTAGTAAGAGATCTACTTTTCATCTCTGTAGAAAAAGGCCTTAATCAAATATATAGTTATCCAACAATTAATGATAATTTCTTAAATGAAAATGAATTCTATAGCCTTTTTGAAAAAAAAATAAGTAAATTAATATTTACGAATTTGCCCTTTTTAACAGTAGAACAATTAAAGATAAATAAAATTGAAAAAAATATAAATAAGGAAATTAATTTTACTATTTTTGATGGGTGCACAAAAATAAAGGATGTTCAAAAAGAAAAATTTCAATATGAAGATGGTTTTCAATTAAAAGAACCCACTCAGTTCGAGATTACTGAAGACTTTTCAAATCCTTCTGAATATTATCAAGCTGATTATAAAGATTTCGTATCACTTGATTTAGATAATTACGACCATAATGCCTATTTATCTAGTAGCAATATTACTGAAAATTTAGGAGTTGAAAAACAATTTATCTCCTCGCTACTTGAATTATTAGGAGAAGGAAAGTTTGAGAAACTAAGACATACAGAAAAAGACAATATCAATCAAATGGATATATCAACCAAAAATCAGATTCCTAAAATTTTTGATTTAATAGATAAGTCACTGGAAAATTTACTAATGAATCTTTCCTATGAGATTAATCAAGAATTATTTAAGGCCAATCTAATAAAAAAGATGATATCCAAAGATTCCTTTGATTACTTAGTAGGCAAAAATTTGATGATAAAACATCCATATCCTTTTATTATTAATTTCGAATTCAACTTAAATCGTCAGCTATTAAACGGCAATAATCTTCCGAATATTATTTTTATTAATATATCTACTGTTGAGTTAGAGTTTAAAAATTTAAATCTTTCTATTCAAAGGAATAAAATAAATGAGCTCAAAAATCAATTTCAGCGTTTGATTAAAAAAGAGACTTACTGGAGGCAAAAACAAATAACTTTGAATAAAATACGTTGAAAAAATAACTCTTTTTCAAATGTGACTTTTAGTGGGAATAATAATAAATTAATTAAAGAATGGATAAGAACTCTTCAAAAGTCTCTTACTATTGAAACTGAAAATAAATTCATTAACACTTTAGGAAGAGAAAGATATTTTAATGATTATTTGCATGAATCATTAAAAAAACTAGATAATCTAAATCTCTCAGACGAATATTTAAGAATATTTTATGAATTTTCTAAAAAATATAGTGAATATAATAAATTAGATGAAAATCAAAGAAAAAGGTTAATTATAGATACAAGAAAAAATCTTTATAAACTAGGCAAAACTCAAGAAATAGAAAGTTCTAATATTATTTCTAATAAAGTTTTTCTAAATAAAGCTGATTCAAGTTTGTCTTTTGATTCAGATATTTCATTAATAAAAAATGTAGGAAAAGTTTATAAAAATAAGCTTAATGAATTAGGGATATTTCATATAAAAGATCTAATTAATTATTTCCCACGAACATATCTAGATTATACAAATAGAGTCAAGATAATAAATTTAAAACCAGATAATTTATACACGTGCATCGCAAATGTTAAAAGATTTTATATTCATAAGAGTAAAAAAAATAGTAATTTATCAATAATGAATATTGTGGTTTATGATGAAACGTCTTCAATAAAGGTTACAAAATTTTTTTTAGGAAGAAGATTTAGATCTTACTCCTTCTTTACATCTCAAAAATCTTTGTATACTGCTGGCACCAAATTAGCAATTTCCGGTAAGGTTAAACTGACAGAGTATGGTAAAACTTTTGTAGATCCGCAGATTGAAATTCTTAAGGATAATAATGACAATTATAATTTCTCAGGCAAAATATTACCCTTGTATTCATTAGGTGAAGCATTATCAAATATGAGTTTTATAAAACTTATGAAAAAGGTACTAATTTATGCAAAGCAATATCCAGAAATTTTAAATAAGAAGCAACTTGATTCATTATCTTTATTATCAAAAGGAGAGTCTTTGATTAATATTCATTTTCCACCAACTCAACAGGCACTTATTGAGTCAAAAAAACGTTTGGTTTTTGATGAGTTATTTCTACTTCAAATAAAATTCCTACTTAGAAAAAGAAAGACGAATAAAAATGTAACTTCCCAACAATTACCTCAAAAGAAATCTTTATTAAAAGAATTTTTAAATAATTTTCCTTTCGAATTAACAAAATCTCAAGAAAATGTTTTAAATGAAATTAAGAAAGATTTATCTAATCCCGTACCAATGTCTAGATTGCTTCAGGGAGATGTGGGAAGTGGTAAAACCATAATTGCAATTGCGTCTCTTTTACTTGTCATTGAAAAAAACCTGCAAGGTGCATTTATGGTCCCAACTGAGGTATTGGCAGAACAGCATTATAAAAATTTATTAAAATATTTGAACCCTCTTTTAGTTTCTGTTGAACTACTTACTGGGAATACTCCTCAAAAAAAGAGAAAAGAAATTTTCTCTAATTTGAACAATGGATTAGTTGATATCCTCGTAGGTACTCATGCATTATTTGAGGATAAAGTCATCTTTAATGCATTAGGAATGGTCGTAATTGATGAACAACATAGATTTGGAGTTACTCAAAGAAATAGATTACTAAACAAAGGAGATAATACTAACTTGTTATCAATGACAGCAACACCAATTCCAAGAACTCTTGCGCTTTCCATTTATGGTGATTTAGATGTAAGTCAAATTACGGAACTCCCTCCTGGGAGAGTTCCTATAACTACAAAAATAATTTCAGAAGATAATTT includes the following:
- the rpsB gene encoding 30S ribosomal protein S2, yielding MAVVSLSEMMEAGAHFGHQTRRWNPKMSKYIYCARNGVHIIDLVKTALCMNNAYKWTRNAAKSGKRFLFVGTKKQASDVVAQEATRCGAAYVNQRWLGGMLTNWTTMKARIERLKDLERMESSGSIAMRPKKEAAVLRRELERLQKYLGGLKGMRRLPDVVVLVDQRRESNAVLEARKLDISLVSMLDTNCDPDLCEVPIPCNDDAVRSVQLILGRLADAINEGRKGSNAERKN
- a CDS encoding DevA family ABC transporter ATP-binding protein, with the translated sequence MVKANKSKNNVKNLKTVSINNLSHFYGKNENKKQVLNDVYLNIDKGELVLLKGPSGCGKTTLLTLIGALRTCQSGDLTVLNNQLNGASRKTRQILRRSIGMIFQGHNLLRCLTAEQNVQMGADLIKGLTYLQRREIARNWLSAVGLEEHHKKLPNDLSGGQKQRVAIARALSANPKLLLADEPTSALDSVTGREIVTLLRKLAKEQNCSVLMVTHDPRISDMADRILNMEDGKIYSAHSELI
- a CDS encoding HlyD family efflux transporter periplasmic adaptor subunit, which gives rise to MKLKILKNLFFYLLLIMPLSFGVISCSGNNKSSSKFKEEIISDFIPPITAVAALGQLSPSGEIRQLAAPISQFGSSPRIVEILVNEGDFVKKGDILAIFENREKLIADLERNENLIKTINDEISLKKDQIQRYELALSKDAYSFVEFSQRKDELLKLQKQKINLIGDQKNIEIDLFNSKLRSPIDGFILGINTRVGERPKNEGILDIGSSQKMEALIEVYESDIDRVFISQNVEMSSENGGFQKNLKGKVIRISPQVKQRKVLSTDPTGDADSRIIEVLVKLDQDSIDIVQNYAGMKVIAKFIP
- a CDS encoding phycocyanobilin:ferredoxin oxidoreductase yields the protein MLSESLTKTKLTDPLILDLLQNIRKHRSMLEDLKSIKIDPNLTNIISNEIGRELYIENEFHKAKGFRKLHIEVAEFSKNLRILHCVFFPDPKFDIPIFGMDLVKINDIVSAAIVDLSPASQNQALKYEKLLSGVDKSSFTSLREIPKWGRIFSNNVFFASLRNKSEKNDFCSVVDQYLSILIKLSKKAKPEFNEEIIQERIDFQKNYCAQQMKNEKTSMVLLKYFDEKWVNNYIKTVLFDF
- the recG gene encoding ATP-dependent DNA helicase RecG — its product is MTFSGNNNKLIKEWIRTLQKSLTIETENKFINTLGRERYFNDYLHESLKKLDNLNLSDEYLRIFYEFSKKYSEYNKLDENQRKRLIIDTRKNLYKLGKTQEIESSNIISNKVFLNKADSSLSFDSDISLIKNVGKVYKNKLNELGIFHIKDLINYFPRTYLDYTNRVKIINLKPDNLYTCIANVKRFYIHKSKKNSNLSIMNIVVYDETSSIKVTKFFLGRRFRSYSFFTSQKSLYTAGTKLAISGKVKLTEYGKTFVDPQIEILKDNNDNYNFSGKILPLYSLGEALSNMSFIKLMKKVLIYAKQYPEILNKKQLDSLSLLSKGESLINIHFPPTQQALIESKKRLVFDELFLLQIKFLLRKRKTNKNVTSQQLPQKKSLLKEFLNNFPFELTKSQENVLNEIKKDLSNPVPMSRLLQGDVGSGKTIIAIASLLLVIEKNLQGAFMVPTEVLAEQHYKNLLKYLNPLLVSVELLTGNTPQKKRKEIFSNLNNGLVDILVGTHALFEDKVIFNALGMVVIDEQHRFGVTQRNRLLNKGDNTNLLSMTATPIPRTLALSIYGDLDVSQITELPPGRVPITTKIISEDNLTNLFKIVEDEINKGKQAYVILPLIEDSEKMNLSSAKKTFKYLSEEVFFNKKVGLLHGKLSSQEKNEVINSFLKNEINILVSTTVIEVGIDVPNATIMIIYNSDRFGLSQLHQLRGRVGRGSTKSFCYLVTSDKNGLENKRLCVLQKSNDGFYIAEKDLELRGPGQILGYRQSGLPDFVLDNLPNNKFLIDKAREEAIKIVSGDPDLKKNIVLRNILIDNSDNKFIHDFLN
- a CDS encoding M16 family metallopeptidase; its protein translation is MNLGDVNYYTHSSKTRCVFVDNKELPLISIDIWCKAGSSFEDVDKNGTAHFLEHMIFKGSNKIMPGEFDHKIESLGGLSNASTGYDDVHYHVLVPPNNFKESLALLTNIVVAPVFNPDEFIKEKGVVIDEIKQQNDQPEERLFNYFLKRIWLNPIYGNSILGTEHSIKNLEINDLIKFHTKHYTTEKICIAIAGNLSEDIYKIFQKSDLSGINKTPNSINLKNKPSLKIRKGRESVKFDNLEFSRIFMAWFIPNLNNQKNIIGLEILASILSVGRNSRLVKILKEDSNLVESVYVDVNAGELGGLFIMEASCESKDIDLVEKQINKTIDEISNSRVLTLDEIKKAINIVKSNYIFNLETSTQLSSFFGNEHLWGRNSSINNLESHLNYWSDLDNFEEITNYIREEKFTLVASPR
- a CDS encoding glycosyltransferase family 2 protein, with product MNVSIVIPTYNRLPILEKCLFALENQKLNTNISNYEVIVVDDGSTDGTTTWINKNKANLPHVILFQQEHGGPALGRNLGVIKSKYEIIIFIDSDLIVLDNFINCHVEKLHASWRKNDKKCFTYGSVVNTSNFLNPQSEKHKIMDTSFAYFATGNVAISKELILSVGLFDTSFSLYGWEDLELGERLKKIGTKLIKCPKAVGFHWHPPFNCEQIDSLIAQEKERAKMALVFYKKHPNIRVRFMIQLTPLHNLLWQILCFGGLISVDRILPLLRFLVNIRRNRLALEILRIPLNMVYIKQLTKSR
- the devC gene encoding ABC transporter permease DevC, which codes for MSFSFLKFRKIPLAWLLLTRQPLRLAVAIAGISFAGILMFMQLGFRDGLFDTSVTIHKLLDADLVLISPRSKSSISMSGFPKRRLIQTLAVEDVEKTAPVNLNYLLWRNPENLKTRSILALGFNPSDSLLLDEGFSKKAYKLRNPSRVLFDKLSRPEFGPIEEWFLSEKKVETEVAGKRVIVEGLVELGPSFGADGNLITSRETFLRLFPANPPGSIEIGLVKLKKGSDPELISRILNNSLPNDVRVLTKNQFIEFEKNYWKNSTAIGFIFSLGALMGFVVGCVVVYQILYSDVTDHLPEYATLLAMGYRLKSLFFVVAREGFLLALFGYLPAYFSGQILYSVIRSSTKLPIIMDAEKTILIFVLVLVMCMGSAAVAMRKLVDADPAEIF
- the tsf gene encoding translation elongation factor Ts, whose product is MGNITAKLVKDLRDKTGAGMMDCKKALNETEGNLDKALEWLRKKGIASAEKKSGRVAAEGSIGSYIHTGSRVGVLLELNCETDFVARGDIFQSLLKDVSMQVAACPNVEYVSIDEIPEEVVEKEKQIEMGRDDLSGKPEQIKEKIVEGRIAKRLNELVLLSQPYIKDSSLTVEDLVKQAAAKIGENIKVRRFTRYTLGEGIEKNQIDFAEEVASMQTN